The region AATAATACCTGCTCTTCTTCTAATTCCGCGTCTCCAATCAAAAGAATAGAATCGTTTTTGTATAACAGCTTTGCCACTATTGAAGTATTGTTTAAATTTGGAATTTCTTTTCCGCGCAAATCTTTGTCTGGAAAAAGAATTTTTAAAATTAGATCATTGCCCAACTTTACTTCTCTTGGTTCTTTAATTAAAGTGAGTTTAATATTTTTTTCTTTAATTTTGCGCAACAGCTCGCCATAAGTTTTTGTTGGATAAAAAACGCCATTGTAATAAATTTCTTTTACATTATATTTATTTAAAACTTTTATTATTCCTGTTATGTGGTCGCTGTGATGATGGGAAATAATTATCAGATCAATGGTTCTGTCGTAAAATGGCATCACAGAATTTAATCTTTTGATAATTGTATTGTCTGGCCCGCCGTCAATTAAAATATCTTGTTTATACGGAGTTTGGATGAAAGTTGAATCGCCTTGCCCTATATCAAAAAAATTTATCCGCAGTTTATCATTATCCTGATTAGATGAAATAACATTAAAACCTAGGAAGCCAGACAATAAAATAATTAAAAAAAGAAAATTTATTTTTTGTTTTTTAGAAAAATACATAGAATGACTTTAACATATAAATATTTTAAAATCCCCCTTTATCCCCATTTTCTAAAGTGGGAACTATTTAATTAAAAAATGTTTCAAATTTATTATTCTTTTTCCAATAATGAACTCCTATAATAATTAACGCGTAAATTATCAGTATTATTAAAAAATTAATTTTTTCCATATAAAAATGGCTTAACGGCAACGAAACAAATAAACTAACTATTTTCAAAAACATATTTAAAATAGCCCAAACTATCCATCCAATAACAACAGCTAATTTAATCGCGATAAATCCTGAAAATATTAATATTAGCCCTAAAAAAAGAATAACAGGCAGAATAGGAACGGCAATTAGATTAACAGGCAAAGCCAAAAAGGGAATATTTCCAAAATGATAAACAGCTACCGGAAGTGTGGCTGCTTGAGCTGAAAGCGTGATAATTAAAATTTTTTTTAATCCGTAAAAATCAGGGATATTTTTAAGCCATTTGTAAAAAATTGGGGATAGATAAATAATTCCTAAAATTGCTAAAAATGATAATTGAAATCCAACATCTCCAAAAAGAAATAACGGGTTAATAATAAGGAGAAAACTGGCCGTGAGCGATAAAACGCTGATTAAATTATTAACCCTGCCTAAATGTCGCGCCCACATAATTACGCTAATCATAATTCCGGCTCGGAACGCTGAAGCTGGAAATCCAATCATTATAATGAACAGCCATAATAAAATAAGTGTTATATAAAACGCTTTTTGCCGCCATATTCCAATAGAAATTAAAATAGACAGTAAAATAAAACTAATAATGACAAGATGCATTCCAGAGATAGCCGTAATATGGCTGATTCCGACTTGCGCGAATTTTTCCCGCCAATCATTTGGAATTTGTTTTTTATATCCTAAAATAATTGCTGAAAGTATTTTTGATTCAGGGTCTGGCAAAGTTTTTTCAATAATATTTCTGCTTTTTTGTTTTTGTTTTAAAATTTTTGCGTAAAATTTATTTCCATTGTTTTTGGATTGCAAACTGATTTCAGGATAATAGCAGATAAATTTTATTTTGTTTTTTGTCAAATATCTGCCATAGGAGCTTTTCGCGTCTATAATTTTTGGCTTACATTTTATTTTAATCTTATCGCCGTAAGAATATTCTGGATAAAGATCTGTTCTTAATAATATTTTTTCTTTTGTTAAAACATTTTTAATAATTAGCTCGCTACAATTTTCTCTATCTTCAGGCTCTTCTATTATTATTCCTTTTAAAACAATTTCTTTTTGTTGATTAGAGATTGTTTTTTCAGGCTCTGTTAATTCGCATCGTAATACTCCTATTAAAAAACAAATAGAAAAAATGATTAAATAATGCAGGAATAATTTTTTTTTATTTAAAAAAAAGGCAACAATAAATATAATTAATAAAAAATAACTCCCAAAAAGAGGCAGTCTTATCAGGCTGGCAATTCCGATGCCAGTAATAAAAGAAATAGAGCATAAAAGCAATATTTTAGATCTGTTCATATTAGATTTGTTGTGTAATTAGTTTCTATCGCAATTTCTATATTCCTGCCTGACGGCAGACAGGTTGGTCAAATTTTCCAAAAATTTTTCCTCCCGCAGCATTGTGGGAAAGGCTAAACCTTAAAAATTGTTTGAAAAATTTGTCTCATCCGCCCAGGGTGCCTTGGTCGGACGTTACAAAATTAATTACGCAACAAGTCTATAAATTATTATTCATATTTATTTTTTGTTAAAACACTTGAAATAATTCCAAGCATTATAAAGGTTGTTATTAAAGAGCTTCCGCCATAACTTAAAAGAGGAAGTGGAATTCCCATGACAGGAGCTACTCCTATATTCATGGCAATATTTAAAAAAATTTGTGAAATAAAGTAAATTAAAATACCGATTATTAAAAAAATTCCAAAATCGTCGCGGACCATTTTTAAATTTTTAATTATTACATAAAAAAACAGAGCGTAAAAAAACAGCGCCAAACTTATGCCTAAAAATCCAAGAGATTCCGCAAGGCTCGCGAAAATAAAATCAGTATGCGCTTCTGGCAAAAAATTAAGCTGGCTTTGCGAACCAAATGAAAATCCTCTTCCAAATATTTGTCCGCTTCCGATAGCGATTTTTGATTGTATTACATTATATCCTATTCCAAGCGGGTCAGAAGACGGATTTAAAAAAGTTAGAATTCGCGCTTTTTGATAATCTTGAAATCCAAAAAACCAAGCAAAAATAAAAATGATAATTAAAGCCAATAAAAGAAAAAATAAATGTTTTTTTTTAATTCCGCTAACCAAAAGCATGCCAAACCATAAAATGAAAAGAATTATTGCTGAACCTAAATCAGGCTGGCGCATTATTAGTATAAAAGAGGGCGCAAATAAAATTCCGCTTAAAGCAATAAATTGAAATTTTTTTATTTCATAAGCCCGAATAGAAAAAAAGCGCGATAAA is a window of Patescibacteria group bacterium DNA encoding:
- a CDS encoding MBL fold metallo-hydrolase, encoding MYFSKKQKINFLFLIILLSGFLGFNVISSNQDNDKLRINFFDIGQGDSTFIQTPYKQDILIDGGPDNTIIKRLNSVMPFYDRTIDLIIISHHHSDHITGIIKVLNKYNVKEIYYNGVFYPTKTYGELLRKIKEKNIKLTLIKEPREVKLGNDLILKILFPDKDLRGKEIPNLNNTSIVAKLLYKNDSILLIGDAELEEEQVLLENNLNLNADILKVGHQGAINSSSKEFLKEVIPKIAVISVGADNKFGHPSRRVIKRLERLGARVYRTDHNGTVNIISNGNNNFLVKTER
- a CDS encoding ComEC/Rec2 family competence protein — encoded protein: MNRSKILLLCSISFITGIGIASLIRLPLFGSYFLLIIFIVAFFLNKKKLFLHYLIIFSICFLIGVLRCELTEPEKTISNQQKEIVLKGIIIEEPEDRENCSELIIKNVLTKEKILLRTDLYPEYSYGDKIKIKCKPKIIDAKSSYGRYLTKNKIKFICYYPEISLQSKNNGNKFYAKILKQKQKSRNIIEKTLPDPESKILSAIILGYKKQIPNDWREKFAQVGISHITAISGMHLVIISFILLSILISIGIWRQKAFYITLILLWLFIIMIGFPASAFRAGIMISVIMWARHLGRVNNLISVLSLTASFLLIINPLFLFGDVGFQLSFLAILGIIYLSPIFYKWLKNIPDFYGLKKILIITLSAQAATLPVAVYHFGNIPFLALPVNLIAVPILPVILFLGLILIFSGFIAIKLAVVIGWIVWAILNMFLKIVSLFVSLPLSHFYMEKINFLIILIIYALIIIGVHYWKKNNKFETFFN
- the rodA gene encoding rod shape-determining protein RodA: MLFFPIKNLYRFNQGLLAITLILISFSFLILYSLDLGNENNLFFFKKQLSFAILGILFFAIFNAINYKIFKTYSYCIYFFSLFLLITVLFFGQSIRGTQGWFVIGGFQFQPVEFSKIALIIVLSRFFSIRAYEIKKFQFIALSGILFAPSFILIMRQPDLGSAIILFILWFGMLLVSGIKKKHLFFLLLALIIIFIFAWFFGFQDYQKARILTFLNPSSDPLGIGYNVIQSKIAIGSGQIFGRGFSFGSQSQLNFLPEAHTDFIFASLAESLGFLGISLALFFYALFFYVIIKNLKMVRDDFGIFLIIGILIYFISQIFLNIAMNIGVAPVMGIPLPLLSYGGSSLITTFIMLGIISSVLTKNKYE